In a genomic window of Halostella litorea:
- a CDS encoding helix-turn-helix domain-containing protein → MAKYSTGGSSGSDGGDACELCGATSDSLREANVAGARLQVCADCAPHDDNAHKDRKSGGNDGDTERKRRAVENAAKTTRNWDGDTEHWEEGGTNYDDDQLPYLVSDYGDAMEEARQAEGLQREELAEELDADEADLLAIEQGRATQAGIGGSLVRAVEQRLDVELVESR, encoded by the coding sequence ATGGCTAAGTACTCGACGGGGGGATCGTCGGGGTCGGACGGCGGCGACGCCTGCGAGCTCTGCGGGGCCACGAGCGACTCGCTCCGCGAGGCGAACGTCGCCGGGGCGCGGCTCCAGGTGTGTGCCGACTGTGCCCCCCACGACGACAACGCCCACAAGGACCGGAAGTCCGGCGGCAACGACGGCGACACCGAGCGCAAGCGCCGCGCCGTCGAGAACGCCGCGAAGACGACCCGCAACTGGGACGGCGACACGGAACACTGGGAGGAGGGGGGAACCAACTACGACGACGACCAGCTCCCGTATCTGGTGTCGGACTACGGCGACGCGATGGAGGAGGCCCGGCAGGCCGAGGGGCTCCAGCGCGAGGAACTGGCCGAGGAACTCGACGCCGACGAGGCCGACCTGCTGGCGATAGAGCAGGGACGGGCGACGCAGGCGGGCATCGGCGGCAGCCTCGTCCGCGCGGTCGAGCAGCGCCTGGACGTGGAACTGGTCGAGTCGAGGTAG
- a CDS encoding DNA replication complex subunit Gins51 translates to PTPDAAEDAVPDPIAEAERRRAAENDDGARDESPPTAGDGDPDAAAASGGDDRGSPADADESGAPGTDRATVRITQDVGEILGVDEREYELTAEDVVTLPEQNAGPLIQRDAAERLD, encoded by the coding sequence CCGACCCCCGACGCGGCCGAGGACGCCGTCCCCGACCCGATAGCCGAAGCGGAGCGCCGGCGCGCCGCGGAGAACGACGACGGGGCGCGCGACGAGTCGCCGCCGACGGCCGGCGACGGCGACCCCGACGCCGCGGCCGCGTCGGGCGGTGACGACCGAGGGTCCCCGGCGGACGCGGACGAGTCGGGTGCGCCGGGGACCGACCGCGCGACCGTCCGCATCACGCAGGACGTGGGGGAGATCCTCGGCGTCGACGAGCGGGAGTACGAACTGACCGCCGAGGACGTGGTGACGCTCCCCGAGCAGAACGCCGGCCCGCTGATCCAGCGGGACGCCGCCGAGCGCCTCGACTGA
- a CDS encoding CDC48 family AAA ATPase translates to MKLTVKPLKQKDAGRGLAAIDRATMGELDLENGDYILIGEGEDRAVARVWPGYPEDEGRGIIRIDGRLRQEANVGIDDSVEVETADVNPATSVTVALPQNLRIRGNIGPLVRDKLSGQAVTEGQTVPFPLSFGPMSSSGQSVPLKIASTDPSGTVVITDSTEIQISEKPAEQITGAAGEGASGGDTPNVTYEDIGGLDDELEQVREMIELPMRHPELFQQLGIEPPKGVLLHGPPGTGKTLMAKAVANEIDAHFDTISGPEIMSKYYGESEEQLREVFEEAEENAPAIVFIDELDSIAPKREEAGGDVERRVVAQLLSLMDGLDERGEIIVIGATNRVDAIDPALRRGGRFDREIEIGVPDKEGRKEILQVHTRGMPLADGIDLDRYAENTHGFVGADLESLTKEGAMNALRRIRPELDLESEEIDADVLDRLQVTEKDLKEALKGIDPSALREVFVEVPDVTWNDVGGLEDTKERLRETVQWPLDYPEVFDQMDMQAAKGVLMYGPPGTGKTLMAKAVANESQSNFISIKGPELLNKFVGESEKGVREVFSKARENAPTVVFFDEIDSIAGERGRGTGGGSEVSERVVSQLLTELDGLEELEDVVVIATTNRPDLIDNALLRPGRLDRHVHVPVPDEEARRAILDVHTRNKPVADDVDLEWLAAETEGYVGADIEALVREASMAASREFINSVDPSEIGESVGNVRVRREHFESALDEVVPSVTEEVREQYEEIEEQFDTTDVDGEEPVGRTFQ, encoded by the coding sequence ATGAAGCTCACCGTAAAACCACTCAAGCAGAAGGACGCGGGTCGCGGGCTGGCGGCGATAGACCGCGCCACGATGGGGGAACTGGACCTGGAGAACGGCGACTACATCCTCATCGGCGAGGGCGAGGACCGCGCCGTCGCGCGTGTCTGGCCCGGCTACCCCGAGGACGAGGGCCGCGGCATCATCCGCATCGACGGCCGCCTCCGACAGGAGGCCAACGTCGGCATCGACGACAGCGTCGAGGTCGAAACGGCCGACGTGAACCCGGCGACCAGCGTCACGGTCGCCTTGCCCCAGAACCTCCGCATCCGCGGGAACATCGGCCCGCTCGTGCGCGACAAGCTCTCGGGCCAGGCCGTCACGGAGGGCCAGACCGTCCCCTTCCCGCTCTCCTTCGGCCCGATGTCGAGCAGCGGGCAGTCCGTCCCGCTGAAGATCGCTTCGACCGACCCGAGCGGCACGGTCGTCATCACCGACTCCACCGAGATCCAGATCAGCGAGAAGCCCGCAGAGCAGATCACCGGCGCGGCCGGCGAGGGCGCGAGCGGCGGCGACACCCCGAACGTCACGTACGAGGACATCGGCGGCCTGGACGACGAGCTCGAACAGGTCCGCGAGATGATCGAGTTGCCGATGCGCCACCCCGAGCTGTTCCAGCAACTCGGCATCGAGCCGCCGAAGGGCGTCCTCCTGCACGGTCCGCCCGGCACAGGGAAGACGCTGATGGCCAAGGCCGTCGCCAACGAGATCGACGCCCACTTCGACACCATCTCCGGCCCGGAGATCATGTCGAAGTACTACGGCGAGAGCGAGGAGCAGCTCCGCGAGGTGTTCGAGGAGGCCGAGGAGAACGCCCCCGCGATCGTGTTCATCGACGAGCTGGACTCCATCGCCCCCAAGCGCGAGGAGGCCGGCGGCGACGTCGAACGCCGCGTCGTGGCCCAGCTGCTCAGCCTGATGGACGGGCTGGACGAGCGCGGCGAGATCATCGTCATCGGCGCGACCAACCGCGTCGACGCCATCGACCCCGCGCTCCGGCGCGGCGGCCGCTTCGACCGCGAGATCGAGATCGGCGTCCCCGACAAGGAGGGCCGCAAGGAGATCCTGCAGGTCCACACCCGCGGGATGCCCCTCGCCGACGGGATCGACCTCGACCGCTACGCGGAGAACACCCACGGCTTCGTCGGCGCGGACCTGGAGAGCCTGACGAAGGAGGGCGCGATGAACGCGCTCCGGCGCATCCGCCCCGAACTCGACCTCGAATCCGAGGAGATCGACGCGGACGTGCTCGACAGGCTGCAGGTCACCGAGAAGGACCTCAAGGAGGCGCTGAAGGGGATCGACCCCTCCGCGCTCCGCGAGGTGTTCGTCGAGGTGCCGGACGTCACCTGGAACGACGTCGGCGGCCTCGAGGACACCAAGGAACGCCTCCGGGAGACCGTCCAGTGGCCGCTCGACTACCCCGAGGTGTTCGACCAGATGGACATGCAGGCCGCGAAGGGCGTGTTGATGTACGGCCCGCCCGGCACCGGGAAGACGCTGATGGCCAAGGCCGTCGCCAACGAGTCCCAGAGCAACTTCATCTCCATCAAGGGGCCGGAGCTGCTCAACAAGTTCGTCGGCGAGTCCGAGAAGGGCGTCCGCGAGGTGTTCAGCAAGGCCCGCGAGAACGCCCCGACCGTGGTGTTCTTCGACGAGATCGACTCCATCGCGGGCGAGCGCGGCCGCGGCACCGGCGGCGGCAGCGAGGTCAGCGAGCGCGTCGTCTCGCAGTTGCTGACCGAACTCGACGGGCTGGAGGAACTGGAGGACGTGGTCGTCATCGCGACCACGAACCGCCCGGACCTCATCGACAACGCCCTGCTGCGCCCGGGCCGCCTGGACCGGCACGTCCACGTGCCCGTCCCCGACGAGGAGGCGCGCCGCGCCATCCTCGACGTCCACACGCGGAACAAGCCCGTGGCCGACGACGTGGACCTGGAGTGGCTCGCCGCCGAGACGGAGGGCTACGTCGGCGCCGACATCGAGGCGCTCGTCCGCGAGGCCTCGATGGCGGCCAGCCGCGAGTTCATCAACTCCGTCGACCCCTCGGAGATCGGCGAGAGCGTCGGGAACGTCCGCGTCCGCCGCGAGCACTTCGAGTCGGCGCTGGACGAGGTCGTCCCCAGCGTCACCGAGGAGGTCCGCGAGCAGTACGAGGAGATAGAGGAGCAGTTCGACACCACCGACGTCGATGGCGAGGAGCCCGTCGGCAGGACGTTCCAGTAG
- the bcp gene encoding thioredoxin-dependent thiol peroxidase has protein sequence MLDVGDSAPEFELPDQNGDTVSLSEFRGQRVVLYFYPRANTEGCTTEACGFRDNWAAYEDRDVAVLGVSDDEVADLKAFEEDHDLPHTLLSDEYGEVATLYDSYGEKQMFGNTFDGVFRNTYVIDEDGTVAFAYEGVSPDGHAEEILSDLDG, from the coding sequence ATGCTCGACGTCGGTGACTCCGCCCCCGAGTTCGAACTGCCCGACCAGAACGGCGACACCGTCTCCCTCTCGGAGTTCCGCGGGCAGCGCGTCGTCCTGTACTTCTACCCCCGGGCGAACACCGAGGGCTGTACGACGGAGGCCTGTGGCTTCCGCGACAACTGGGCCGCCTACGAGGACCGCGACGTGGCCGTCCTCGGCGTCAGCGACGACGAGGTGGCCGATCTGAAGGCGTTCGAGGAGGACCACGACCTGCCCCACACGCTGCTCTCCGACGAGTACGGCGAGGTGGCGACGCTGTACGACTCCTACGGCGAGAAGCAGATGTTCGGCAACACGTTCGACGGCGTGTTCCGGAACACGTACGTCATCGACGAGGACGGGACCGTCGCGTTCGCCTACGAGGGCGTCTCCCCCGACGGCCACGCCGAGGAGATCCTGTCGGACCTAGATGGCTAA
- a CDS encoding HAD family hydrolase: protein MTPRAVAAGVPREAYDGVVYDLDGTLVDLPVDWGAVAADVEAVYERAGVDPDGRSLWELLGAARDEGLFERVNAAIAEHEREGARASRRLPAADELAALDRPAAVCSLNCEAACSDALAAHGLTDHVERVVGRDTVDTWKPAPESLLAAVDSLGVDPSRAVFVGDSPRDREAAERAGVAYVDVS from the coding sequence ATGACCCCGCGGGCCGTAGCCGCCGGCGTGCCACGCGAAGCGTACGACGGCGTCGTCTACGACCTGGACGGGACGCTCGTCGACCTGCCGGTCGACTGGGGCGCGGTCGCGGCCGACGTCGAGGCGGTGTACGAGCGCGCCGGCGTCGACCCGGACGGCCGGAGCCTCTGGGAACTGCTCGGGGCGGCCCGCGACGAGGGACTGTTCGAGCGCGTCAACGCCGCCATCGCCGAGCACGAGCGCGAGGGGGCGCGGGCGTCGCGGCGGCTCCCGGCGGCCGACGAACTCGCCGCGCTCGACCGCCCGGCGGCGGTCTGCTCGCTGAACTGCGAGGCGGCCTGTTCGGACGCGCTGGCGGCCCACGGCCTGACCGACCACGTCGAGCGCGTCGTCGGGCGGGACACCGTCGACACGTGGAAGCCCGCCCCGGAGTCCCTGCTGGCCGCGGTCGATTCGCTCGGCGTCGACCCGTCGCGGGCGGTGTTCGTGGGCGACTCGCCGCGGGACCGCGAGGCGGCCGAACGGGCGGGCGTCGCCTACGTCGACGTCAGTTAG
- a CDS encoding alpha/beta fold hydrolase: METVTHRGRATAYRRSDRGGDGTPLLCVHGSGGESGVWKSQFRLADDRPVAALDLSGHGESDDVDAEAGYGALSAYADDVIAVAEETDAGVLVGNSLGGGVVMHAVLNRGVDPDAVVLAGTGARLAVNEDLLDWLATDFERAVEFLHGPGRLFDDPDDALVELSAAAMRDCGRAVTERDFRTCHAFDERDRVSDIDVPTLAVVGENDRLTPPWFHEFLTDEIPDAALAVVEDAAHLAMLERPKAFNAALENFLDGLDG; this comes from the coding sequence ATGGAGACAGTCACCCACCGGGGGCGGGCGACCGCCTACCGCCGCTCGGACAGGGGCGGCGACGGCACGCCGCTCCTGTGTGTCCACGGGAGCGGCGGGGAAAGCGGCGTGTGGAAGTCCCAGTTCCGGCTGGCCGACGACCGGCCGGTCGCCGCCCTGGACCTGAGCGGGCACGGCGAGTCCGACGACGTCGACGCCGAGGCGGGGTACGGCGCGCTCTCCGCGTACGCGGACGACGTGATCGCCGTCGCCGAGGAGACGGACGCGGGCGTCCTCGTCGGCAACTCCCTGGGCGGCGGGGTCGTGATGCACGCCGTGCTCAACCGCGGCGTCGACCCGGACGCAGTGGTGCTCGCCGGTACCGGCGCGCGCCTCGCCGTCAACGAGGACCTGCTCGACTGGCTGGCGACCGACTTCGAGCGCGCGGTGGAGTTCCTCCACGGCCCCGGCCGCCTGTTCGACGACCCCGACGACGCGCTCGTCGAACTGTCGGCGGCGGCGATGCGCGACTGCGGGCGGGCGGTCACCGAGCGCGACTTCCGCACCTGCCACGCGTTCGACGAGCGGGACCGGGTGAGCGACATCGACGTGCCTACCCTCGCCGTCGTCGGCGAGAACGACCGCCTCACGCCGCCGTGGTTCCACGAGTTCCTCACCGACGAGATCCCCGACGCGGCGCTGGCGGTCGTGGAGGACGCCGCGCACCTGGCGATGCTGGAACGGCCCAAGGCGTTCAACGCCGCCCTGGAGAACTTCCTCGACGGGCTGGACGGGTAG
- a CDS encoding alanyl-tRNA editing protein — MSKLAAAEPYTTRFESAIADVDGREVTLETTYFYPESGGQPADRGRIDGIDVVGVRETADAVVHTLAEEPDWRAGRRALCEVDWEHRMYCMRAHTASHALYGAGRRLLDDLGYGGFGIRDEKVRIDFRTSTTVTDETLVELERLVNEAVWNSLDVTWEEVPADEARDRDDVAFNTKTEEGVLGADGEVRIVTIEDWDVAACGGTHVRNTREIGPVTVLGRSNPGEGLTRVEFAVGPAGIDRRSTEKAAALEASTALDASVTDLPDAADRTRDAVAELEAEVEDLRADLLDRQVAALREDVVERDGRTWAVGTVARAGPNDVDDRVQALAGDAADVVALIGEDRPPFVVVGAAEADAAAVVDDVTGRFGGGGGGSDRVAQAGGLDADPERVVEYLRSDGD, encoded by the coding sequence ATGAGCAAGCTTGCCGCCGCCGAACCGTACACCACGCGGTTCGAGTCGGCCATCGCGGACGTTGACGGGCGCGAGGTGACGCTGGAGACGACGTACTTCTACCCCGAGAGCGGCGGTCAGCCGGCCGACCGCGGGCGGATCGACGGCATCGACGTGGTCGGCGTCCGGGAGACGGCCGACGCGGTCGTCCACACGCTCGCCGAGGAACCGGACTGGCGGGCGGGGCGGCGGGCGCTCTGCGAGGTGGACTGGGAGCACCGGATGTACTGCATGCGCGCCCACACCGCCAGCCACGCGCTGTACGGTGCCGGCCGACGGCTGCTCGACGACCTGGGCTACGGCGGGTTCGGCATCCGCGACGAGAAGGTGCGGATCGACTTCCGGACGTCGACGACGGTCACCGACGAGACGCTGGTTGAACTCGAACGCCTCGTCAACGAGGCCGTCTGGAACTCGCTGGACGTGACGTGGGAGGAGGTGCCGGCCGATGAGGCCCGTGACCGCGACGACGTGGCGTTCAACACCAAGACGGAGGAGGGGGTCCTCGGGGCGGACGGCGAGGTCCGGATCGTCACCATCGAGGACTGGGACGTCGCCGCCTGCGGCGGCACCCACGTCCGGAACACCCGCGAGATCGGTCCCGTGACAGTACTTGGCCGGTCGAACCCGGGCGAGGGGCTGACCCGCGTGGAGTTCGCCGTCGGGCCGGCGGGGATCGACCGCCGGTCGACGGAGAAGGCGGCGGCGCTGGAGGCCAGTACCGCGCTCGACGCGAGCGTCACGGACCTCCCGGACGCGGCCGACCGGACGCGCGACGCCGTCGCGGAACTGGAGGCCGAAGTCGAGGACTTGCGGGCCGACCTGCTCGACCGGCAGGTGGCCGCACTCCGGGAGGACGTGGTCGAGCGCGACGGGCGAACGTGGGCGGTCGGGACCGTCGCCCGCGCCGGGCCGAACGACGTTGACGACCGCGTGCAGGCCCTGGCGGGCGACGCGGCGGACGTGGTGGCGCTCATCGGCGAGGACCGGCCGCCGTTCGTCGTCGTCGGGGCGGCGGAGGCGGACGCCGCGGCGGTCGTCGACGACGTGACCGGGCGGTTCGGCGGCGGCGGCGGCGGGTCCGACCGCGTCGCACAGGCCGGCGGACTCGACGCTGATCCGGAACGGGTCGTCGAGTACTTGCGGTCCGACGGGGACTGA
- a CDS encoding DUF5822 domain-containing protein, with protein MPERVDTADPGEGVDTTRVMQLTFLTTLAVGVPLVVALSLFVTLPTWRARAEFAVRVGALIWLVTGIGFYVRERREIGGPN; from the coding sequence GTGCCAGAGCGCGTCGACACGGCCGACCCGGGCGAGGGCGTCGACACCACCCGGGTCATGCAGCTCACCTTCCTCACGACGCTGGCCGTCGGCGTCCCGCTGGTCGTCGCGCTGTCGCTTTTCGTCACCCTGCCGACGTGGCGCGCCCGCGCCGAGTTCGCGGTTCGGGTCGGCGCGCTGATCTGGCTGGTGACCGGCATCGGGTTCTACGTGCGCGAGCGGCGGGAGATCGGGGGGCCTAACTGA
- the panB gene encoding 3-methyl-2-oxobutanoate hydroxymethyltransferase translates to MPTVPDVRAMAGSEPITMLTAYDAPTASLVEAAGVDVILVGDSVGNVSLGYDSTVPVTMDEMASRTGAVVRGTDEALVVADMPFLSVGASREKSVENAGRLIKEEGADAVKLECGPHTVELTEHLVNLGIPVQAHLGLTPQRVNQLGGHTRQGTDDEAAAEILELAERHEAAGAFSLVLEHVPSNLAAAVTEALDVPTIGIGAGPDTDGQVLVFNDVVGLSDWSPPFAERFGDVRGEMEGALDDYVDAVESGDYPGDDGGHEAEYDEFY, encoded by the coding sequence ATGCCTACCGTTCCCGACGTTCGGGCGATGGCCGGGTCGGAGCCGATCACGATGCTGACGGCGTACGACGCGCCGACGGCGTCGCTCGTCGAGGCGGCCGGCGTCGACGTGATCCTCGTCGGCGACAGCGTCGGCAACGTCTCGCTCGGGTACGACTCGACGGTCCCCGTCACGATGGACGAGATGGCCAGCCGCACCGGGGCCGTGGTGCGGGGCACCGACGAGGCGCTCGTGGTCGCGGACATGCCGTTCCTCTCGGTCGGCGCGAGCCGCGAGAAGAGCGTCGAGAACGCCGGCCGGCTGATCAAGGAGGAGGGCGCGGACGCGGTGAAACTGGAGTGCGGGCCCCACACCGTCGAACTGACCGAGCATCTGGTGAACCTCGGCATCCCCGTGCAGGCCCACCTCGGGCTGACCCCCCAGCGCGTCAACCAGCTCGGCGGCCACACCCGGCAGGGGACGGACGACGAGGCGGCCGCGGAGATACTGGAACTGGCGGAGCGCCACGAGGCCGCCGGCGCGTTCTCGCTCGTGCTGGAACACGTCCCGTCGAACCTCGCGGCGGCCGTCACCGAGGCGCTCGACGTCCCGACCATCGGGATCGGGGCCGGCCCCGACACCGACGGCCAGGTGCTCGTGTTCAACGACGTCGTCGGCCTGAGCGACTGGTCGCCGCCCTTCGCCGAGCGGTTCGGCGACGTCCGGGGCGAGATGGAGGGGGCGCTGGACGACTACGTCGACGCGGTCGAGTCCGGCGACTATCCCGGGGACGACGGCGGCCACGAGGCCGAGTACGACGAGTTCTACTGA
- a CDS encoding acyl-CoA dehydrogenase family protein — MELSEEQRAVRDVVREFAEEEIRPVAREADTEERFPEDVWDGLADLDLTGLTVPEAYGGYDADRLTYSVVNEEVAYGTLSVATALSVHCLATSCIATFGSEDQKERWLPEMVDGRPVGAFALSEPGAGSNPAEMTTEARKEGNEYVIDGTKQWITNGERAGVVVLFAKTDRDDPGSVTQFVVPKDADGLTVGKKEEKLGLRASDTTSLEFDGVRIPAENRLTEEGKGLSAALSILTGGRIGIASQAVGLAQSALDEAEAYAGEREQFGKPIGDIQTIRHKLADMATQVRASRLLTRDAAAREDRGESPRMAASMAKYFASEAAMDVTNEAVQIHGGYGYVTEGDVERLYRDAKITTIYEGTSEIQKTVIARELLD, encoded by the coding sequence ATGGAGCTATCCGAGGAGCAACGCGCCGTCCGCGACGTGGTCCGGGAGTTCGCCGAGGAGGAGATCCGTCCGGTCGCCCGCGAGGCGGACACCGAGGAGCGGTTCCCGGAGGACGTGTGGGACGGCCTCGCCGACCTGGACCTGACGGGGCTGACGGTGCCAGAGGCGTACGGCGGCTACGACGCCGACCGGCTCACCTACAGCGTCGTCAACGAGGAGGTCGCCTACGGGACGCTGTCGGTCGCCACCGCGCTGTCGGTCCACTGCCTCGCCACCTCCTGCATCGCGACGTTCGGGAGCGAGGACCAGAAGGAGCGCTGGCTCCCGGAGATGGTCGACGGGCGGCCCGTGGGCGCGTTCGCACTGTCCGAACCCGGCGCGGGGTCGAACCCCGCCGAGATGACGACCGAGGCGCGGAAGGAGGGGAACGAGTACGTCATCGACGGCACGAAGCAGTGGATCACCAACGGCGAGCGCGCCGGCGTCGTGGTCCTCTTCGCCAAGACCGACCGCGACGACCCCGGGAGCGTCACCCAGTTCGTCGTCCCGAAGGACGCCGACGGGCTGACCGTCGGCAAGAAGGAGGAGAAACTCGGCCTGCGGGCAAGCGACACCACGTCGCTGGAGTTCGACGGCGTCCGGATCCCCGCCGAGAACCGCCTCACGGAGGAGGGGAAGGGGCTATCGGCCGCGCTCTCCATCCTCACGGGCGGCCGGATCGGCATCGCCTCGCAGGCGGTCGGCCTCGCGCAGTCCGCGCTGGACGAGGCCGAGGCGTACGCCGGCGAGCGCGAGCAGTTCGGCAAGCCCATCGGCGACATCCAGACGATCCGGCACAAACTGGCCGACATGGCGACGCAGGTGCGGGCGAGCCGCCTGCTGACCCGCGACGCCGCCGCCCGCGAGGACCGCGGCGAATCCCCCCGGATGGCCGCGAGCATGGCGAAGTACTTCGCCAGCGAGGCCGCGATGGACGTGACCAACGAGGCGGTCCAGATCCACGGCGGCTACGGCTACGTCACCGAGGGCGACGTCGAGCGGCTCTACCGCGACGCGAAGATCACGACCATCTACGAGGGCACGAGCGAGATCCAGAAGACCGTGATCGCCCGCGAACTTCTCGATTAG
- a CDS encoding Hsp20/alpha crystallin family protein, with protein MNVSQLADGDERVVREYRYDDGVVIAADLGPAASDADVDVLADTAIVVTGSDETAEQIEIDLPGEDAQVFMKNGVLTIELEEEA; from the coding sequence ATGAACGTATCCCAACTGGCCGACGGCGACGAACGGGTCGTCCGCGAGTACCGCTACGACGACGGCGTCGTGATCGCGGCCGACCTCGGCCCGGCGGCGTCGGACGCCGACGTCGACGTGCTGGCCGACACCGCGATCGTCGTGACCGGTAGCGACGAGACGGCCGAACAGATCGAGATCGACCTGCCCGGCGAGGACGCGCAAGTGTTTATGAAAAACGGCGTTCTCACTATCGAACTGGAGGAGGAAGCATGA
- a CDS encoding DUF7503 family protein, whose translation MSDNDSLTTYLADHPRMIGALFTLLLLVSQAGSAAANGAQAVPGP comes from the coding sequence ATGTCAGACAACGACTCACTCACGACGTACCTCGCAGACCACCCGCGGATGATCGGCGCGCTGTTTACCCTCCTCCTGCTCGTGTCGCAGGCCGGATCGGCCGCCGCGAACGGCGCTCAGGCGGTCCCCGGGCCGTAA
- a CDS encoding helix-turn-helix transcriptional regulator yields MSGGIDNLQFVVGSRARREVLAALADSPAGRGEVLDGTASSESSVYDAINRLAERGLVHQRGDDAWATTAAGQVIADAIARCERTERTLAADAEYWQRHDAAALPDAFREEFAAIDGYEVVRSPDTDPYRASRRVAEGIASADCVSVITPVYHDRYAEALNESSGADRRLVVTPDVLREVVEEEPPGPDDDGDVAVRVYDTAFAMVVSAESLLLSFPTLDGSYDPHTEVVAETDAAIDWGGRLFEHVWERATDVEAYVADRYGEDALGG; encoded by the coding sequence ATGAGTGGCGGCATTGACAACCTGCAGTTCGTCGTCGGGTCGCGGGCGCGGCGGGAGGTGCTCGCGGCGCTCGCCGACTCGCCCGCGGGCCGGGGCGAGGTGCTCGACGGGACGGCGTCGAGCGAGTCGTCGGTGTACGACGCGATAAACCGGCTGGCGGAGCGGGGGCTCGTCCACCAGCGGGGGGACGACGCGTGGGCGACGACGGCCGCGGGACAGGTGATCGCGGACGCCATCGCGCGGTGTGAACGCACCGAGCGCACGCTCGCGGCCGACGCCGAGTACTGGCAGCGCCACGACGCCGCGGCTCTCCCCGACGCGTTCCGCGAGGAGTTCGCCGCGATCGACGGGTACGAAGTCGTCAGGTCGCCGGACACGGACCCGTACCGCGCGTCCCGCCGCGTCGCCGAGGGGATCGCCTCGGCCGACTGCGTCTCGGTGATCACGCCGGTGTATCACGACCGCTACGCGGAGGCGCTGAACGAGTCGTCGGGGGCGGACCGCCGCCTCGTCGTCACGCCGGACGTGCTCCGCGAGGTGGTCGAGGAGGAGCCGCCGGGTCCGGACGACGACGGCGACGTCGCCGTCCGGGTGTACGACACCGCCTTCGCCATGGTCGTCTCGGCGGAGTCGCTGTTGCTCTCCTTCCCGACGCTCGACGGCTCCTACGACCCGCACACGGAGGTGGTTGCGGAGACGGACGCGGCGATCGACTGGGGGGGTCGGCTGTTCGAACACGTCTGGGAGCGGGCCACCGACGTCGAGGCGTACGTCGCCGACCGCTACGGCGAGGACGCACTCGGCGGATAA
- the cysE gene encoding serine O-acetyltransferase produces the protein MLDGVREDVRAALDRDPAAKSALEVALCYPGLHAVWFHRVSHALWTRGFRLTARLLSQFSRFLTGVEIHPGADVGRRLFIDHGAGVVVGETAEIGDDVHMHHGCTLGGNDARPVKRHPTLEDGVVLGANATLIGDITVGEDAAVGAGAVVVDDVEPGQTVTGVPAEPVGGSGDADDTADS, from the coding sequence ATGCTTGACGGCGTCCGCGAGGACGTGCGGGCCGCGCTCGACCGGGACCCGGCCGCCAAGAGCGCGCTGGAGGTCGCGCTCTGCTACCCGGGCCTGCACGCGGTCTGGTTCCACCGCGTCTCCCACGCGCTCTGGACCCGCGGCTTCCGGCTGACCGCGCGGCTCCTCTCGCAGTTTTCCCGCTTCCTCACGGGCGTGGAGATCCACCCCGGGGCCGACGTCGGCCGCCGCCTCTTCATCGACCACGGCGCGGGCGTCGTCGTCGGCGAGACGGCCGAGATCGGCGACGACGTGCACATGCACCACGGCTGTACGCTCGGGGGGAACGACGCCCGGCCCGTCAAGCGCCACCCGACGCTGGAGGACGGCGTCGTCCTCGGCGCGAACGCGACGCTGATCGGCGACATCACGGTCGGCGAGGACGCGGCGGTCGGGGCCGGCGCGGTGGTCGTCGACGACGTGGAGCCCGGGCAGACGGTCACCGGCGTACCGGCCGAACCCGTCGGCGGGAGCGGTGACGCCGACGATACGGCGGACAGCTAA